The genomic DNA ATACAAACTATATGGAATTGCTACATATACAAACGAATATGACATGCTCAATCCCGGTGAACGTTCTGATGCATAAATAGATGTGCAAATAACAATCACATGTATGCAAAGAAATCTGTAGTCTTTCGCTTTGTCCAGAAAAAAGATCAATCCACCATGCACGGCAATGAGAGCAATGCAAGTCATATATATTGTGAAAAGATAGGTATCTAAAAAATCGAAATAAATATTTATATATTCCATATCTAATTATATTTGTGCGGAGACATCCGTCTCCGCACAAGTGTTAGTTGCCGTAAATAGAACGGCGATGCTCCAAAATGCGTTTACCAAGCTCCTTGGCAAGGGATTCATATTCATTCATCCCTTCCTTAACCTGTTTTATCGCATTGCTTTTTGTTTTTACAAAACTCTTTGCAGGGCCTGTCATAACCTTTGACGCCTTTGCGCCAAGCGCACCTTTTTTCAACATCTACGGTATAAGAGCATCCATTACAATTTCCGTAGCCTTATCAAGAGTCAGTTTGCCAACGTCCTTCGACACCTCTACCGCCGCTTTGCTTCCAAATTCCAGCCCCTTGTGCAGGTCTTCATTAGTCACAAGTTCCTGCCCGGTCTTAGTCAGAGCCTTGCCGATGCCAGACCACATCCGGTCTCTCGCGTCTGCCATGTCGGCGTGAGTCAGCGGCTTGTCTTCCTTTTTGCGAGCCATCTCCTTTTCGGCTCGCTTGAGGTCTTCTGCATTCTGCACGGAATTCCTCGGCATGGCTTTTTCAAGCTGATTCAAATCCCGCGCATCCTGCGCCGAATTCCTCGGCTTGGTCGCACCCTGAGATTTTTCCTTCTCCTCAAGCTCGCGGATCGCCCCGGCTCCCTTACCGAGGGAAGTCTTCGGCGCGGCGGGCTTGGGCGCACCGTCACCCTTTTCGGCGGCTGCGGGCTGGGCAAACAACTCCGCCTTGGCGGCATCCTCTCTCCTGAAAAGAAAATTATGCCGGGTCGGCGGCTTGTTCCGTTTGGCTCCCGGCTTGTCGTGCTCGCCGTAATCGTGATTCAGTGAGGCATCCGCGCCCTCGTCCGAGGGGTGCCAGTCCTGCGGCTTGCGGGTCAGCCACCAGTCGGTCATACGGTTCGGGGAATGGTATTTCCTGTGGATGTTCCCGTCACGCCGGACCGGCTCGTACGTGTTGTCCGCATAGCGAATCCACTCGCGATCCATCTTGCCGGTATTCCTGTTATATTCCAGTTTTGTATACTTGTCAGTATTAAACATGTTATTCATATGCAATTTCCTATGATCCGGGCCGGAGACCGGCTGATCTCCGGCCCGCTTTTGGTTATGACCGCCTATGCAGGACGGCCGGATTCGTGCTTGCCGGGGTACAGGAGCTTGAAGCCTTCGCGAATTTTGCGGATATACGCATCATCGCGCTTGTACGGATCGCTGTAACGCGGATCGAGCATCATCTCCTCCAGTTTCTCGCGGGACAAATCCTCGCCCCAGCCACGCGTGGAGCCGCGCAGACCGCTTTCCAGCACCAGCGGCGCGATCTTGGCAAACGCGCTGATGACCGCGGCATGGTCGCCCGCGCCCGTGGATTCCAGCGCCCTGACAAGCTCGTCGCCGCCGATGACCTCGGCCGCACGCAGGGCATTGTCGAGAACCGACGGCATGTCGCCGCGATGCACCGCACGCAGGGAGTCCAGCTCACTGTCGCGAAGCTGCTGCGCCTGCGATTCCAGTTCATGATGCTTGTCCATGACAATGGGCAGGAACCACGAGTACAGACCGGCAACCTGTTTCGGGGTCAGGCCGAGTTCGTGGGACTTGGTGCGGAACCCTTCGAGCATGGCTTCCTGAAGCTCATACCCCTCGGGCAGGTCGAATTCCGGCAGTTCATAGCCGTCTGCCCCTTCCGGGCGGCCAAGGGCGGCGTAAAAGGCGCTCACCTCGTCCGGTTCGGCACCGTCACCGGGCAGGCGGACATAGCCCTCCGGGGTCTTGCCGAGCAGCCGCTGGGCATGCACAAGCGCCTTCACGGCCTCGTCCTTGGAAGTATAGCTCGCCAGACACGGGTGGTCGCGCAGGGCGATCTCCTGCTCCTCGCCGTTCTCATTGACGTGTTTCACTTTCCAGTCTGCGGGCATGGTCCTCTGCCACTTGTTTTCAATCTGCTTATTCATCTTTCTTTCTCCTTTTCGATGAAGTTGGTTTCGTCGAGCATGTGTTTCACATGCAGGACCAGTGAACGGCGGCCCTCATTGAACTGGGTCCGCCCGGGATCGGTGGAAAAGGACGGGCGCAGAAAACAGCCCCGCTTTTCCAGGTCAAACATGACGGTCTCGCCGTCTGCCGATTCAAAGAGCCGCCGATAGGCACGGTGCAGTTCCAGAGGATCAATCCGCATGGTTCACCTCCGCGACCTCAGGCTCGGCACCAACCATAGCACCAAGCGCATCGTCCGGGCCGCCCTGCATCTGCTCCATGAGGCCGCCCAGCACGCCCGCACCGTCGCCCGGTTCGTCGCCGGGAGTCTGCGGGACACCGTTCTCTGCCACGGCCTGCACGCCGCCCTTGAGCATGGCGAACAGTTCGGTCAGCACGTTGGGCCGGTCCACATACGATTCGGACAGGGTCTTTGCGATGGCTGCACCCTGCGCGATGGTCTGGGTAAGCTGCGCGGTGCTCATGGACCGGCTCTTCCCGGCACGGGCCGCTTCCACGTCCGGTTCGGGCTTGAGGTAATCCGGCGGGGTGCCGAACAGCTCCGCCACATGGCGCGTGACACGGTCGGTCTCGAAGTTGTCCATGATGCCGAAGGCGTCGCTGCCGCCCACGAGCGGGGCGAGGTAATCCATGGTCTGCGCCAGCCCCTGCGCCTCGTACTGTTTCTGGGCACGGGCAACGGGCGAGGTGTAGCGGACCTCGATGTCGTCCGGGGCCAGCCCTTCAGGGAACGGCGGCAGCGCGTTCATGCGGAGCATAATGTGGAACACGCGGCGCACGAGCGGACCGAGTAATTCGGTCTGGAGCCGCCCAAGGACCGGGCCGAGCACGCGCATTTTCTCGCTCTGGCGGATGACCGCCTCGGTAGCGGTGACCGCCGGACCTTCGGGCGCGAGCTGATCGCCAAGGAAGATGCGGCGGATGGATTCACGCCGCTGGTTCATCATCTCCTCGGTGGCCCCGAGGTCCACGCGCACGGGCAGGGCTTCGATGCGGTCCGAGGAACCGGCGCGGTAGTACGACAGCCCGCCGGGACCGGACCTGACCGGGCCGAGAAAGCCGTCATCCGGCACCATGAGCGGCGGATCAGCCATCTTTTCGGCGGCCATGAGCGCGGTCCTGCCCATGGCGTTGAGCACGCGGGTATCGGACAAGGCGGTCTGCCCGGGTCCGCGCCCGTATATCTCCCCTGCGGCCTTGCCCCAGCGCGGGACGAGGTACGGCATCTCAAGGTAGCCGGACTCTTCGAGAATATTCCCGGTGGCGACTTCCATGTAGATGGAGGCAAACGGGAAATTGGCCGCGCCAAAGCCGGACGGGTCGCGATCGGTACGCGGAAAGACCGCATGCAGGATCTCGATTTTCTCCTCCGGCTTTTCCGGCACCTTGCGCTTCACTTCGTCCGAGAGCGCAGCGCCCCACATCTGGGACGCCTGCCGGACAGAGACCTCGTAGCGACGATACACGGTATCCACCATGCCGCGTGCGGATTCGGCCACGAACACCTCGCCCAGCGGACGGGTGGAGAAACGGGCCACGGACTGCGTGTCCGCCTCCACGTACATGACCGCCGTGCCCAGCAGGGCTACATCCAGATACAGCTCGTGCACGTTGGTCTGAAAGCCGGTGTCTTCGGTGTTGAACAGGGAGATCATCCGGTCCCGCGCCTGTTGCAGGAACCGGCGGACCTCCTTCACATCGCCAATTTCCGGGTCACACGCGCGGATTTCAAACCACGGCATCGCGGGATTGGTCAGCAGCCCGCCCAGCGACGAGGCAAGCAGTTCCAGCGCGTGCATGGGCGTGGAATCGAAAATACGCTCGTCGCCGGTGCCACCGGCACGAAAGCCGCCGGAACCGGGCACGGCAAAGCTGTCCTTGCGCGGCAACATATATTCCGAGAGTTCCTTCCACGACGGCACCCACGGCTGACGGGCCTCTTCAAGCCCCTTGAACCGGGTCAGCAGGGAGCGTGCGAGTTCTTCTTTCCTGTCCATCGCTACTCTCCAAGCCGTGTCTTGAGCTGTTTGGTGTCGACAGCCGCCTTTTCCCGAAGCCCTGCCCCGCCGTTGGCCAGCGTGGTCTTGGGCGCGTTTCCGGCAGCAGCCCGTTTCTGCTCGACGGAACGGGCCTCAGTGACCTTTTCGCGCTCACGCTTACGGATTTCCGCTTCCTTCTTGCGCTGTTCTTCTTCCTGCGCCCTGCGCTCCGCCTCGATCTGAGCAGCCCTGTCCGGCACATCCGGTTTCCGCTGCTGATTCACCATTCCACCGACAAGGCCGATAACCGAACTGATAATGGGAACACTTCCACCCATGATAAAATCCTCCATTTCCCAACGGTCTTGATTTGCCTCGCATGGAGGCCCGCGGGAATTGGCGAAAAGCATACCCCCGGTTTTCAGGCCGGGATGAAAACGGGCGAAAAAGACCCCAAAACGGGCGAAAAAAGCATAACTTGGAGGGTTGACAGGGGTTGGAAACGGGGACGATTTCGGGCAGCCCCCACAAATCCACAGGACAGCGGATTTGGACGTCGGTTCCTCACCGACGCCGCGAAGCGGTGAGCCACAGGACGTGGCGAATCAAAACGGGCGAAAAAGGGGTAAGCTGAAGAAGGGACGGCTTGTTGGGAAGGACGGTTTCAGACGAAAAAGGCCCCCAGCAGAAAACTGCGGGGGCTTATATTCAGAAAAGAGGACATCCGGTTATCGGGGGAGCAGGAAAATCATTCAAGATCGGGCGCGGTCATGCAGGCCGCCTGCGAATCCTCATTATTTAGGCCAGTATGCTGGAGATACTTCACATTGGATATCTTTATAAGCGATTAGTTGCGTTATAGGTGATTCAAGTTCCACTTCAAGCGTAACAATATCATGTTCTTGGTAGGGAAGATCAAATGTAAATAAAACGATGTTGCAAACCCCATTGCGGTTTTGCCCCATCATTGGTTGTTGAGATATTGGTATTGTTTTTGATTCAAGCTCTACTCCCTTTGAGTAGAATGAATATCGGATTGAGCCATCCAGATTGTTGTACACCTCGGACATCAAATTATCACAAGGGAAAGTCAGAAAAAAACCATGTCGAACTTGATATGTTGATTTCAACTCGGCCCGAATTGAACTTCCTGGTTCCTGCACATCAAAAGAACTTGTGAAAATTGGACGATAAAAAGAATCTGCGTTAAACCAAACCGCAAGTTCATTTCTATTGGCATTTGCCCAAAAGGCAAGGCCGATTAGACAGAGTATCAACAAGATTGCTTTTTTCATTCTTTATCCTAAAGGCGAGGCTTACGCCCCGCCTTCATTATCTGTTTCAGGTTAACGTTGGCGATCGCCTCGATTCAAAAGCCCATACCTGTCACGCATTTTGTCTGCATAGTCCTGACAATTATTCTTTTTACCACCGATGCCCAGCAGGTTGTACTCTTGTTTTCCCAAGCTATCGACGACACGACGCATGCGTTTGTCATCATAACTTTTATCTTCTAACTTGTAATTCCGGATGTCTTCCTTGTCACGCTGTACACCATCTTTGAACAACCCAACATCATTGCCAGAACCATCTTCAAAGAAACCGTGTTCGTGAGCGATTTCTGTATTCGCGGCATCATCTATCGGGTTGTCGGAAAAGATGCCCAACAGAGGCAGTCCACCTAATCCTCTTTTCCCAAATCGAAACAACCCCAACGGGTCCACCCCGTTGACCGGATCATCCAGACAATACCCATACCAGTCCGGATCACCGCCCGCGTCACCAATCGGATCGGGCGCGGTCCAGCGACTGGTGTACGTATCATAATCGCGGAACCCGAACCTGACGAAGCCCAGATCGCGGTCATGCAGGCCGGCTGCGAAGCCGAGAGGGATGGTAAAATCGGGATTGCTGTCCTCGATGATGCCGCCGAACGGGTCGTACTGGATAGCCTTTATCAGTAATAAAAAAAGTGAGGCTACCTAGCAGGTAACCTCACAACTGTCATGATTTAATGAGCTTTA from uncultured Pseudodesulfovibrio sp. includes the following:
- a CDS encoding portal protein, with product MDRKEELARSLLTRFKGLEEARQPWVPSWKELSEYMLPRKDSFAVPGSGGFRAGGTGDERIFDSTPMHALELLASSLGGLLTNPAMPWFEIRACDPEIGDVKEVRRFLQQARDRMISLFNTEDTGFQTNVHELYLDVALLGTAVMYVEADTQSVARFSTRPLGEVFVAESARGMVDTVYRRYEVSVRQASQMWGAALSDEVKRKVPEKPEEKIEILHAVFPRTDRDPSGFGAANFPFASIYMEVATGNILEESGYLEMPYLVPRWGKAAGEIYGRGPGQTALSDTRVLNAMGRTALMAAEKMADPPLMVPDDGFLGPVRSGPGGLSYYRAGSSDRIEALPVRVDLGATEEMMNQRRESIRRIFLGDQLAPEGPAVTATEAVIRQSEKMRVLGPVLGRLQTELLGPLVRRVFHIMLRMNALPPFPEGLAPDDIEVRYTSPVARAQKQYEAQGLAQTMDYLAPLVGGSDAFGIMDNFETDRVTRHVAELFGTPPDYLKPEPDVEAARAGKSRSMSTAQLTQTIAQGAAIAKTLSESYVDRPNVLTELFAMLKGGVQAVAENGVPQTPGDEPGDGAGVLGGLMEQMQGGPDDALGAMVGAEPEVAEVNHAD